The following are encoded in a window of Pseudomonas multiresinivorans genomic DNA:
- a CDS encoding BRO family protein has product MDDSSLPTPLPFLRHRRTLRALLIDDQVWFLLSDFCRVTGYTHEDRLAMRMADDQIRQERLLTENGLELDHVLISESAVYQALVLFNVPDYGSLRRWISGTVVPQVRSQFKASGPRHVQLQFERQCLRVLDWQDDLWVRFGDLPRVLGGRSPIAGRSGWRGWAKRLRM; this is encoded by the coding sequence ATGGACGATTCATCCCTGCCCACCCCACTCCCCTTCCTCCGCCACCGCCGCACCCTGCGCGCCCTGCTGATCGACGATCAGGTCTGGTTCCTCCTCTCCGATTTCTGCCGCGTGACGGGCTATACGCACGAAGACCGCCTGGCCATGCGCATGGCCGACGACCAGATTCGCCAGGAACGGCTGCTGACCGAGAACGGCCTGGAACTCGACCACGTACTGATCAGCGAATCCGCCGTATACCAAGCGCTGGTACTGTTCAACGTGCCGGACTACGGCTCGCTGCGGCGCTGGATCAGCGGCACGGTGGTGCCGCAGGTGCGCAGCCAGTTCAAGGCCAGCGGCCCACGCCATGTGCAGTTGCAGTTCGAACGGCAATGCCTGCGGGTGCTGGATTGGCAGGATGATCTCTGGGTGCGCTTCGGCGACTTGCCGCGCGTACTCGGCGGGCGTTCGCCGATTGCCGGGCGCAGCGGCTGGCGGGGTTGGGCGAAGCGATTGCGGATGTAG
- a CDS encoding HNH endonuclease, translated as MTFHDWLIAQGKSPKTIKHYTGAIDGRLQEMAAHFNNGDFSLGDVKTSAAFADTCQRFDPTEEILPLNTRGKDMYRRALVMYAEYRHSSLNEAALVQDDFLQSVQKALQDSTEQRRGRLAKAPKKPSKKTVRTVVFNRNPDVVAEVLLRAEGHCEGCKEPAPFKRKSDSSPYLEVHHRIPLAQHGDDTVENAIALCPNCHRERHFG; from the coding sequence ATGACGTTTCACGATTGGTTGATTGCCCAAGGCAAAAGCCCCAAGACCATCAAACACTACACCGGCGCCATCGACGGGCGCCTACAAGAGATGGCTGCGCATTTCAATAATGGCGACTTCTCGCTGGGCGATGTCAAGACCAGCGCAGCATTCGCCGACACTTGCCAGAGGTTCGATCCAACTGAGGAAATCCTGCCGCTCAATACACGCGGGAAGGACATGTATCGCCGCGCACTGGTGATGTACGCGGAATATCGGCACAGCTCGCTGAACGAAGCCGCGCTCGTCCAAGACGACTTCCTGCAATCTGTGCAGAAAGCGCTTCAGGACTCAACCGAGCAGCGACGGGGCCGTCTGGCAAAAGCCCCAAAGAAACCGAGCAAGAAAACCGTCCGTACGGTGGTGTTTAACCGCAACCCTGATGTAGTCGCCGAGGTATTGCTGCGTGCAGAAGGGCATTGCGAGGGCTGTAAGGAGCCTGCCCCCTTCAAGCGCAAATCGGACAGCTCACCCTATCTAGAAGTACACCACCGGATACCGCTCGCCCAGCACGGGGACGACACGGTTGAGAACGCCATTGCGCTTTGCCCTAACTGCCACCGCGAAAGACATTTCGGCTGA
- a CDS encoding catalase family protein yields MRSLLTRIWLFLGKWLGRLLLAIAAIGLLGWGIGSLYYAWKFSGPVSAQEEIPPGEAQLTQAIIEDAVRIVEQHRDNTRVLRDAHAKAHGCVKAEVTVASDIAPGLRQGVFAEPGHKWDAMVRFSNGNAYPQFDSARDARGMAIKLLDVPGAKLMPGKGHDTEQDFVMFNHPVFFVRDVAEYRQNFAAQASGQKVAAFFPSWKPSTWEIRHLVIALQTLAPAPDSPFETGYNGIAPYKLGEANNIKFRVIPQAEGCPAYQLPKLNEKLPNFLRTAMYQQLSVDRVPACFALQVQKQDPSKYMPIEDTSVEWSESDAPFQTIATVNIPPQDFDSREQNLACDNTSYNPWHALPEHQPIGGINRLRKAVYEAVSVYRHQRNGVGGE; encoded by the coding sequence ATGCGCTCCCTGCTCACCCGAATCTGGCTCTTCCTCGGCAAATGGCTCGGCCGTCTGCTGCTCGCCATCGCCGCCATCGGCCTGCTCGGCTGGGGCATCGGCAGCCTCTACTACGCCTGGAAATTCTCCGGCCCCGTCTCCGCCCAGGAAGAAATCCCGCCGGGCGAAGCCCAGCTCACCCAGGCGATCATCGAAGACGCCGTGCGCATCGTCGAACAGCACCGCGACAACACCCGCGTCCTGCGTGACGCCCACGCCAAGGCCCACGGCTGCGTGAAGGCCGAGGTCACAGTCGCCAGCGATATCGCCCCCGGCCTGCGCCAGGGCGTGTTCGCCGAGCCGGGCCACAAGTGGGACGCCATGGTCCGCTTCTCCAACGGCAACGCCTACCCGCAGTTCGACAGCGCCCGCGACGCCCGCGGCATGGCCATCAAACTGCTCGACGTCCCCGGCGCCAAGCTGATGCCCGGCAAAGGCCACGACACCGAACAGGACTTCGTCATGTTCAACCACCCGGTGTTCTTCGTCCGCGACGTTGCTGAATACCGGCAGAACTTCGCCGCCCAGGCCAGCGGCCAGAAGGTCGCCGCGTTCTTCCCCAGCTGGAAGCCCAGCACCTGGGAAATCCGTCACCTGGTCATCGCCCTGCAGACCCTCGCTCCCGCGCCCGACAGCCCCTTCGAAACCGGCTACAACGGCATCGCGCCGTACAAGCTGGGCGAGGCAAACAACATCAAGTTCCGCGTCATCCCGCAGGCCGAAGGCTGCCCGGCCTACCAGCTACCCAAGCTCAACGAAAAGCTGCCCAACTTCCTGCGTACCGCCATGTACCAGCAACTCTCGGTCGACCGCGTTCCCGCCTGCTTCGCCCTGCAAGTGCAGAAACAGGACCCGAGCAAATACATGCCCATCGAAGACACCAGCGTCGAATGGAGCGAATCAGACGCCCCCTTCCAGACCATCGCCACCGTCAACATCCCGCCCCAGGACTTCGACAGCCGCGAGCAGAACCTCGCCTGCGACAACACCTCCTACAACCCGTGGCACGCCCTGCCGGAGCACCAGCCGATTGGCGGGATCAACCGGTTGAGGAAGGCGGTTTATGAGGCGGTGAGTGTTTATCGGCATCAGCGCAATGGGGTGGGCGGGGAATAG